In Anas platyrhynchos isolate ZD024472 breed Pekin duck chromosome 15, IASCAAS_PekinDuck_T2T, whole genome shotgun sequence, the DNA window atatatataatatatttaaaataacataaaattgGCCAGTTTTGTcatctgaaatacattttacaaatatatatatacattgcCACATATATCTCAAATATATGTGCAATGAGACAGAGAAACACCGGAGGTGGAGAAGGTACAGAGACTTCCATTGCATCCATCAGCTTCGCTCCCGCTGCACGGCACCGCAGCCCCAGCGAACGGGCTCTGCCTTTTTATGGCACTGGGaaaccagtgctcccagttgcCAACCTGCCCGTGCGAACCGGTGGCCTGCCTCGGTCCCCAAACCGCGTTGGGGTTGAGCCTGGGGGTGCCCCCAGGAGcgtttttggggtggggggaggaaaaGATGGGGCTTTttccgaggtcccacccgggaGGGGACGGCGGGGAAGATGTGCACGGCTGGTGGGCGTCCGGACCCGGCCCTGCGCCAACCCCCTGTGGCAGCATCCCTGaattggggctgggggcagagcaggATCCGGCCGCCCGCTGCGTTTCGGCGTGCGAGAAATGGCAaagggtggggtggggggggtggagggggggctCTTTTGGTTGTCAGCAcgagagggaaggaaagagcaggagggtttaaaaataaacgTATTTGTTCTGCCTTATTAAAGATAGAAAAGGTGGCTCTGAATTCATTTCCTACAAAAGGTTTGAAGGTCAAGCAGGCACCGCGTCGCGAAAGGTTAAGCGCTAAAGTGATTGTCCCAGCCCTAAAGACTAAGTGCACTAAATTCGGTGATGAGAAGCTAAGGCTCGTCCCGACGGCTCCCGGGGACCCCAGGGAGTGGGGACACCTCGTGCCACGGCACGGGGCCGCGGGGGGAGGCTCGGGGCGAGCATTTTCTGGAGGCAGCGGGTGCTCTTCGGAGGCGAGGGGCGAGCTGTGCGGGGTGCTGGCCAAGAGGATTAGCGGGGTCGCTCCCCTGATCCTGCAAGGATCGAGCGTAACGCCAGCGGGGGCTCCGTGGAaggagcagcctgggctgggggcggTTTTGGGGGATGAGCCCCCCAAGGTTGGCTCTGAGCTCCCACCCCGCAggtcctgctctgccctcactCCATTCAGACACCAAACCCCGCACCCTGAGAGCATCCCCGTGCGTTTTCAGCCCCCTCCCAGGAACACCCACCGCTTTGgggcttctttttgttttttttttttttttcccccattctcTTTGACGCTGCGTGTGATAAAACCACCAAGGAGCCGCCAGAAGGAAGCCTCCCGGGCAGCCTTCACCACGCAGCAAAACGCCCAAGAGCTCCGAGCACTCACGGGTaggcaaaaaataatatttatacacCATGTGCCAGCACGCCCATGGCCGGGACGAGGACTATACAGTGCAGATACGACGACTCGCCAGAGCTAGAGCCTCACTAgcggggtttggggagggggcacgtGAAcgggagctggggagggtccCAAATTGGCCTCTCCGGGCTCTTCCCAGCCCCCCCATGGCCCCCTATGCGatagtttaaaaatacatctgtaTATATTATTCTATTCTCCCAGGTAACACTGTACAATCATATaagtttctttaaaagcaaTAATTTACTTAAAGACATCtctatttctctttcatttttgtacaaatatttactgtgagatatatatatatatatatttataaagaaattaaCCCTCTGAGAATCCTACAGCAGCAAGATGTGCACCTTTTTACACAGTTATTATTTATTCAAAAGAACCTAAAACcacttaaaagcattttttcttaaaaaaataaataagtagtgCGCACACAAAATCTCTCCGCCCCCCCTGTCGCCCTGCCCACCCACCCCCCTCAGATGCTGTGGGGCAAAAAGCGGGTGGCAAAAACCATCCCCCCCAGGGGCAAAGGGACCAGCAATGGGATGGTGCCCATGGTTGCAGTCTTGGAAACACAAATGTCGTGGCCAGCACCTGATGGCACATCCCGACACGTCCCCAGGTTTGGGGTCAGCCCGTTTGGGGCACTCGGTGCCAAAACAGCGGGCTATTTCCCAGTGGTGCCCAAGGTAGGGATGGTTTTTCACCGCGTTTTTTTGGTTAGGGGAAGCCAAAAATAACCCAGCCCCTGGGTGGGCAGCGTGGGGCTGCGGGGGTGAAGCTGTGGGATGAAGGGTGGGagaagagggaggagggaatgtTGTGGGGACCCCATCCAGATGGTGAGAGGCTGTGCGGCAGGGGTAGGCAGGGGGCAGCGGCTCCTCTTGGCCAAAAAGAGCTGGAGATGGGGGCAGAGGACAAACCCTGCCTGCGCTGCTGATATTTGGGCACACGCTGCTGAGTTCCAACCCCCAGAGGAAAGAGCCACGAGCCCATGGAGCCGAATTGCTGCTGAGGACCCTGCTCCCCAACCCTCCTGCACCCCCCCGAGTTGGGTACAGCCTTTCCCGCAGCACCGATAAGAAACAGTGCCAGGATTTAGGGAGCAGTGAGCTGCATCTGCCCAACTTCCCTCTGTGCAAAGGGAGCTTCCCATGCACGGCGTGGTTCGCCTGGTGGCATAGCAAAAGGCAAACCAGCCAGCAGCCCAAAATGCAGCAGACGGTGGGACAGGGGTGCTGCCGCGGGGGCAGAGCGATGGGGTCGGGGCGGGACGGGCATGGGATGAGTTTGCATCTCTAAGGCACGATCCACCTCGAGGCTGGGGCGCGGGGACAGGGGGATGCGCAGGACGCGGTGGGTTTCCTGACTGGCAGCTCTAGGTTTTTGGGAAAGCATCTGCCTCCGAACCAGGACTCTCCAGCGAATGGGGAATTCATAaatcccagcccagcagaggcGGCACAGGCGCTGCTGTGCCCGGACAGGGCAGAGTTCTCCTCCTGCTTCTGGGCTCGAAGAAATGCAGCCCAGCAAGACGAATTTCACCTGGATTTCCACATTTCAAATGAGTTTTCTAAGGAGAAGataccaatttatttttatttttttttgggtgaaGTGGGGAAATACCTGAATTTGAGAGCTTTCGAGTCTGCCCTTTGtgcttttcattatttcatccCAGTTATGGTGAAAGTTATGAATTCCCCGCCAGAGACACAGCACTTCAGCAGCTGATGCCCCAGACCCAATTTCCACCCTGAAGATCAATATTTCCAGAAATTGGCTAATTATTGTGTTTACAAAGATCCTTTCTATAGCAGTCTGGCTTTTCCCTATTAGCTACTTTGCCAGTAATTATGCTACTCGCTTTCGCTGCCACGGACCTGCAGCCACTTACGTCTATTTTCTGTCTAGGAAGCCGTGccagtggaaaaaaagcacaccCGAAAATCGGATGCCATCTTGGCTTCAAGCTCCTGCATCTGCCCAGCAAGTCACCCCTCAAAAGACCTCGGTGACTTATTCGTTCCCTTgctcacttttaaaaaataccgAATCACTCCTTTCAGATTtattcatattattattattattattgttattgtcattattattttggTAAACAGTCTCCCAAATGTTACgttgaaaaaattaaaaaccctctcacctccctcccctcccttttccccaaattaaaaagaagtacGTTAACGTTGCATGTTATTTCAAGTGTTGATCTTGTGCAACTGAATCATACTGCCTGCCGGAAGGagcaatttttttgttgttgctgctcagtttaaaaaaaattaaaaaaaaaaaaaaaaggaaaaggaaaagaaagaaagacagatttGTTTCCTGATATTTCCTCTTTTTGGATCTCGGCTCCAAGAAAACGCTCGCGCTTTCCCCGCGGggagagcccagccctgcagctggtgcGGGGCACGCACACGCCCGGGGCCCCTCCGCGTCCCCAGGGTGCGGGGAGCGCCCGTGCCCGCCCCGTCCCCTCCTGCAGACCGCTCAGTGGTTATTGCGATGAAACTGAAAACTAGGAACAATACTAATTTCTCAAGCATTCCTATGGCACTTGCATTGTTCTGCATAATTTGAGCGGGTTGTAGGGGAAGAGattagaggaggaaaaaaaataccctcGGAAAAGTCAGTGAGAGGACCAAGAGTCATATTTCCGACTCCCTCCGGTACGACCTCTGATCCAGCGCTATCGTCGCTTGAAGCCGGTCGAACTCGTGCCTGTTGTCCGGGCTCAGGTCATCCAAACCCCTGCTGTCATCGTCCTCCTCATCCTCGTCGCGGCTCATGAAGGCCAGCTCGTTCTCGTAGCAGAAGGAGTTGGTGCTCGGCAGGAGGAACTTGTTCTCCACCAAGTCCTTGGCGCTGCAGCGGGGGGTGGACGGGACCTCGTAGGTTTTGTGGAAGTGGGAATAGTCTACTTTGTACTGGTTTTTCTCCTCGAACAAGACGGGCTCGAAGCGGTGGCCCCACAGGATCTCGCTGGCCAGGTAGGAGCTCCGAGCTTGCGTCGTCATCGCGGTGGCTTCCACCATGCCTTCCAGGATGACCACGATCTCAAAGTCGTCCGTCTCTAAGTCCTGGCGGCTGATCCCAAACAGGGGGCTGTCTTCGTTGATCTCGTGGAGAATGGTGATGGGGGACACCAAGAAGATACGGTCCAAGCCTTTATCAAAGCCCACGTCGATGTCTATTTGGTCGAGGGGTATGTACTCCCCTTCTTCCGTGATCCTGGGCTTAATTAACTGAGCTCGTACGTGGGCTTCTACTATGTGGCTTTTACGGAGGTTCCCAACTCTCCACATCAGGCAGAGTTTCCCATCTCTCATCGCCACTACCGCGTTATGGCTGAAAAGTAATGTCTGGGCCCGTTTTTTGGGCCTGGCCATCTTTGCCATTATTGCACCAATCATGAAAGAGTCGATTATACACCCCACGATGGACTGAACCACCACCATGAAGACGGCAAGCGGGCACTCCTCCGTCACGCAGCGGAAGCC includes these proteins:
- the LOC101803171 gene encoding ATP-sensitive inward rectifier potassium channel 12, whose translation is MTAGRVNPYSIVSSEEDGLRLTTMPGINGFGNGKIHTRRKCRNRFVKKNGQCNVEFTNMDDKPQRYIADMFTTCVDIRWRYMLLLFSLAFLVSWLLFGLIFWLIALIHGDLENPGGDDTFKPCVLQVNGFVAAFLFSIETQTTIGYGFRCVTEECPLAVFMVVVQSIVGCIIDSFMIGAIMAKMARPKKRAQTLLFSHNAVVAMRDGKLCLMWRVGNLRKSHIVEAHVRAQLIKPRITEEGEYIPLDQIDIDVGFDKGLDRIFLVSPITILHEINEDSPLFGISRQDLETDDFEIVVILEGMVEATAMTTQARSSYLASEILWGHRFEPVLFEEKNQYKVDYSHFHKTYEVPSTPRCSAKDLVENKFLLPSTNSFCYENELAFMSRDEDEEDDDSRGLDDLSPDNRHEFDRLQATIALDQRSYRRESEI